In the genome of Roseovarius sp. Pro17, the window TCGCGCTGGTCGTAGCCATGAGCTTTCATCTGCTGCTCTTCGAGGGCGAAATGCGCCGTGATGGCGCGCAGAAGATCGCCAAAGCTGTCTTGGATATCGGCCTCTGGCTCGTTATCGAGGATGGCTGACGCGGTCTGATTGACGAGGTCGATCAGCTCCTGATGCTCATGATCCACCGACGGATTGCCGACGCTGTATTCTGTTTTCCATTCAATCGGTGCCATGTTGGCCTCCTTTTCTATCATTCGAAGATAAATCCGCTGTCCTTGCGGAAGTCGATCACGAAGCTTTGGCCGGGGTGCAGCTCGACCTTACGCGTCGCCTCATAGCCGAAGGCGTCGGACGCCGGGTTGTCGCGCATCCTCACCGTCAGATCATGCGTGCCCGCAGGCAGCAGCAGGCGCTCATAGAGGCGTGACGGACCGCTTCCGGCAAGACCCGAAGGGGCGGTTTGCGCTGCATAGAACGGCGCGCCGTCGACCTCGAGTTCAACATAGATCGGCGGACGCCTGCGATCACAGATTTGCGGCGCCCGCATGTTGGGCGGCAGCTTGGCCAATTCTTCCGGCGTCCTGTCGCGGCAACTGGCGCTGCGGTCGCCGCTATGGGTGAAGCTGAGGCGCAACAGGGCCATGTTCTCCGGCGCATTTCGCCAGGAAGGAGATGCAGACATCCATGCGACGCCAAGGCCAAGCGCGAGCGTCACGATGCCGCCCATTGCCAGATGGTGCAGGCGCCCCTTCATTTCGCGTCCTCCCCAACTGCCGCATCTGGGGCTGCCTCGGGTTCGTTCGGCTCAAGCCTGCGCTTGCCTTGCATCGGCTCCAGCGCCGCCACCCTTTCGGCGAAGGCGCGAATGTCACCCGCAAGGCGCGCTCGCTCGCTTGGACCGGCCCAGAGCGTCAGCAACCGCTCGCGCGGGACGCGTTCACGCAGCTGGGGATCGCGGGTTCTGGCGATGCGGTCCTCCGTCCATTTGGCCCCGACACGATTATAGCACTCGCGTTCGGCGCAACCGGCGATGCAGACGCCATCGGCCAGATCGCGGCTGAGGATGAAATCAAACAGCGAGGGCGGCGCCATGGCCACGCAGGGCAGGATCACGCTGCCTTTTTCGGGCATATTGGCCGCGCCGTGTTCACAGGCGATGGTCATCACTCGGCCTTGCCCGGTAAGATCGGCAGCGGCGGCGATGACCTCGTCGCGCAGCTGCCTCAATGGGCGGCCGGGCAGGTCAATTCCGGTGATCAGCGGGCCGGAGCGGCGGAATGGCGTGGACGAGGGGCAGGACCCCATGCAGATGCCGCAGGCAACGCAGCGGTCTGGGTCTACCAATGCCTCTTGCGGGAAGGGGGCGCCATCGCTGCGCGGCACCATGGTAATGGCAGTATAGGGGCAATCGGCCTCGCAGCGGGTGCAGCCGTTGCAGAACTCGAGGAACACCTGTGCCGCCTCGGCCTCCTTGCGTGGCGGCAGCCAGGGCAATCCAAACATCAGAACCGTGAACAGCAGCGCGCCGGTCCAGATCACCGGGGGCGGCATCAGGTCAATCACCGGATAGAGCCCGAGAATGAACCAGTCGAGCCCGACTTTGGCCGGAAATGTGGCCAAGTCCGCAGGCCCCTGCAAGACCGCTGGCATGGCGAAGGAGACAATGACGAGGGACGCCAATGTCAGCAGGCTCAGGCCGCGCGGCGGCATGGTGCGCGCCGCGGTGATGCGCTGGATATGGATCCACATCATCAGCAAAAGCAGTAGCGGAATAGCGATGTGCAAAAACACCATCAGCGTAAAGAAGCGCCCCGACAGGCTTGCCGGGGTCAGGAAATTGCGCGCGATCGGCTCGGCAAAGAACGGCAGAGCGTCGAGCAGTTCGGTGGTGGTCAGCGCCACGTATTGCGCCAACTCGTCCCAGACCAGCCAATATCCGGTGATGCCGGACATGTAGACAAACCATATCACAGGCACCCCGGTGATCCACGAGAACCAGCGCCGCCCGCGATAACGGTCAAAGGCCCATTCCCGCACCAGGTGGATCAGCATGAGGAGCACCAGGAAATCCGACGCATATCGGTGCAGGCTGCGGGCCAGCCCGGCATGCAGCCAATGCGTCTCGCTCAGCCATTTGACCGACTGGTAGGCATTGACCACGCCGGTGTCGAAGAAGATGAACAGATAGACGCCGGTGGCGGTGACGATCCAGAACATGAACCAGCCCAGCGGCCCCAGATTGGCAAGTGGGTTCCAGTCGGGTCCAAACAGCCTGTCCAGAGGACGCTCAACCCGATCAAAACCACGCTTCAGCGCGGCCCGCATTCCCATCACCTTGCCACTTCGTCTGCTGTCGGGGTTGATGGGTGCAGCACGCCATGCGGTCGCATGCCTCGCCGCCGTTCAAGCCAGAGCCGCACGATGATCAGGCCGGTCAGTAGCAGCGAGACAGCGCCGAAGAAGATACCGAACAAGATGCCATAATCGAACCGGTAGGCGCGGGTCAGTGGGTTGTAGACGGTGCAAAGGAAGGTCAGCCGCGACCACAAATCTGTGGGCGCAATCGATACCGTCGCGCGGCCAAGCACCAGCTCCTTGAGCGGGGCCATGAACACCGGCAGCGGGAAGTCTTCGCCGTAAAGCTGGCGATAGACGCGCCCGCCCGCGTCAAGGATCGTTGTCTGGCTGGGATGATCGAACCCGCCGGCGGCGTCGCGCCAACTGAAGCCCAGATCACGCAGCAGCGACTCTGTGGTATCGGGGTCGGCGCTGGCCAGATACCAGTCGTCCAGCCGGTTGAGTCGGTGTGATATTGCAAATGCGCGCAGCTGCGCCGGTTTGTCGCCGCTGGCGTCAAAGCCGAAGGTCAGAACCGCGAAGCTGCCGTCGCCCAGAACCCGGCGCGCCTCGCTCACCGCGTCGTGCAGGTGATCTGTGATCACCGGGCAGATCGAACTGCAGCTGGTATAGACCAGCGAAATGACCAGCGGGCGACCGCGCAGGTCAGCCATCGCCAGCGGGGCACCATTTTTGTCATGCAGGACATATGCCCCCACTTCGCGGCCGATCACGCTCTGGCTGATCTCATAGACCTGCTTCGCATCCAGAACCTCGGGGGGTTGGCCTTGCGTTTGCGCCTGCACCGGACAAACCAGCGCCAGAATCCATAGCAGGGGAAGTGAGCGGCTCAAAATGCCCATCGCGAAGCCTCGTCCAGTACGACGCCGATTGACAGAAGGGCAAATTGCGCCAGCGATGTACGGAAAGTGCGCATCGCTGGCCCCCTTGAGGGATCGTACATCAGGCGCCAAGCCGCCAAAAGAAACGGGGCTCCGCCCGCCACTGCGAAGAGGCCATAGATCCAGCCCATTCCGAACCACAGCGGCACCAGCGACAGCGCAAACAGCGCAGCGACGTGGCTGAATATTACTGGCGCCCAGACATTGGGCTTTGACACGACCGGCAGCATCGGGATGTTCGCGCGTCGATAATCCTCGCTGCGGGCGACAGCAAGGCTCCAGAAATGCGGCGGCGTCCAAAGAAGCAGAACCGTCGCCAGAATTGCCGGAACCGGGCCGATGACGGGGCCAAATTGCGGTGCCGCGGCCGCCGCGCCGGCCAGCACCGCGAAACTGCCCGCCGCGCCGCCAATTACGACGTTCCAGACTGTGCGGGTCTTTAGCCAGACGGTATAGATCACGCCGTAGGTGAGCGCACCGAGAAAGACGAGGACCGTGGCCAGCGTGCCGCCGACCGACCACGCCATCAGCAGCGCCCCGATCAGCAGCGCCAGCAGAGTCACCGGCCAGATTGGCCCGGCCTTCAGAACACCGCTGGCAAATGGCCGGTTTCGGGTGCGCGCCATCATGCGGTCGCTGTCGCGCTCGTAATATTGGTTGAACCCTCCGGCCGCACCAGATGCCCCGAGAACGGCGAGCGCAAATACCAGCGCCTCAAGCGTGCCAAGCTCGCCGCCTCCCGTCATCACCCCGACAAGTGCAGCGAGGGCAATGAAAAAACCGATCCGCAGTTTGAGTATCGAGACAGTCATGTTCAGGGCGGCAAGCATGGCTCTGTCCTTTCGTCCTAGTTGAACAGCCAAAGGTCTGAGAGGTACTTCCAGTTCACGAAGTAGTAGAGAACGAACGTGAAGAAGAAGATGGTGACCAGCATGACCGTGCCGGGGATCTTGAGCGAGGCTTCGCTGCCATATTCCGACACCGCCTGAGCGCCCCCGTCATGCAGCGGAAACACCAGCTTGGCGCCGGGCTGATCAAGGCGCGGCCCGCCTAGGATCGACGCAACGACGAGCACGATGAACAGCAGCCCGCCTGCGGCCGCGAGGATTGCGGACATACCGTTGAGGCCCATCATCAGATAGGCGGCAGGCGCGAATTCATAGGGATGCGCCGCATCCACCAGTGAGATGTCCCAGTGACGGCGCGGCACCCCCAGCGTGCCCGCACCCATCATGAAGAGCGATATCCCGCCGGCGCCGATGCCAAAGAGATAGGGCTGCCATTTCGCCAGCGTTGGCCAGATGATGTCACGCTGGAATATCAGCGGCACCACCAGATATGTCATCGCCATGAAGGCCAGTGTCGTGCCCGCAACCACGGTGGCGTGGAAATGACCCGGCACATAGATGGTATTGTGCATCAGCACGTTAAGCTGCTCGGTGCCCAGAATCACGCCGGTAATGCCGCCGAGAAAGCCGAACATCACCAGGCTCATGAACATCCCCGAGAACGCCGGATTGCCCCAAGGCGCTTTGGTCAACCATTCGAACATCCCGCGGGTATAGCCGTTGCGGCGCTGCGCCGCCTCAATAGCACCCGGCACAGTCAGCCCGTGGATCATCGAGGCCATCACGGCCAGATACATCATGTAGCTGGTGTTGATGATCTTCCACGACGAACTCATCCCCGGTTCGGCCAGAAGGTGGTGGGCCGAGGCGAGCTGCAGGAACAGGATATACATCAGGAAGGCAAAGCGGCTGACCTTCTCGGACAGCGGCTTGGCCCCGACGACCATCGCCGCGATCGCGTACCAGATCGCGATATGGGCGGCGACGTTGATCTGCTGGCTGGAATGGCCCATGCCCCACCACACCAATTTATACATCAGCGTGTCGATGCCCGAGATCAGCCCGAGCGACCACAGCCATGTCGGCACCAGGATGATCGCGCCGCAAGCCAGCGTGAACACCGCGATGATCGCAGCGGTAATGGCTCCGAATGTTACCAGCGGCACGGAGCCTTCATAGGTCTTTTCGTCCTTGGCCACGACAAGCGTGCCGAAGAAGACAAAGACCCCGATCAGCGCCCCCACCGCGAAAACGATCAGCGACAAATAGAACCAATGCTCGGCCATCATCGGCGGATAGGAGGTGAACATCACCGTCGAGTCGCCGTTCAGCACGGCGTAATTGGCCATCACCGCACCGATGATCATCAGCCCGAAGCCCAGCCATGCCCATCGCGGCGTTGCCAGCCGCGAGCCGAGCAGCACCGTCGCGGCGAAGTAGAGCACTGCGATCTCGAAGAAGATGATCCAGAACAGCAGCACATTGGCACCGTGCCCGGTCAGCACCAGATAAAACCATTCGGCAGGCAGAAGCTGCACCGCAGGCCAGCGCGTCAGCGCGACCATCAGGCCGAAGAACCCGCCAACCGCCAGAAAGACGACCGCCGCGACGGCATTGGCGCGGATCAGCAGTTCGGCGCTGCGCTCGATGCGGCGCCCGGTGAACGGGCAGGTGCGATACCTGACGTCCGGGCCGGCATATCCGATTGCTCCGTGATCAATGGTAGTCATGTCCCAGGTCCCCCGCTTATTCGACGACGCGGATTATGCCGGTCATCATGTGATGGCCGATGCCGCAGTATTCGTTGCAGACGACGCCGTAATCGCCCGTTTCAGTCGGGGTCAGCGTCAGGATGTGTTCATAGCCCGGATGCACCGAGATATTGATGTTGACGGGCTGGAGCGAAAAGCCGTGCTGCCAGTCAGCCGATGACAGGTGAAACCGATAGCTCTGGTCCTTCTTCAGCTCCAGCGCCGGCCACCATTCCCAGAGCCGCCCCAGCATATAGACATCGCCGCCCGCCGGCGGGCTGACCACGGGGACGCCGTCGATCTCGACCGGCTCGCCGGAGGCGTCCAGTAGTTGGTATTCATCGGCGAATGCCTCGACCTTTTCGACGAATGTGTCGGGATTGATGCGATAGGTTTCCGTGGACAGGTTCTGATTGCCGATGAAGTGCCAGGCAATCATGAAAAAGAACATGAACAGCCCCCACAGAAAGGCGATTATGATCCACGCCAGCTCGATACCGTGGATCGGCTCCTTCCACCAAAGGCGGTTGCTCGGAGGGTTGATGGACATGGCACAACCTTTCAAGATGGTTTGCGATCAGTTGGCGATCGGAACGGAGGCGACTTCCATCACACCCCAGATAATGTAGAGCACCGTCGGCATCGTGACGCCGATGAATAAAAGCAGAAATGGGTTGTCCAAAATGCGCTGCATGGCCGGGATCGGCTCAACTGGCTGCGGTGCAGCGGCGGGATTGGTGTCGTCGTTCTTTTCCATGTGTATCACCCCTGAGTGACAAGGCAGTAATGCCGCGTCCCGCTCGGTGAGCTTGCACCTTTACGGTGCGCACAGACCTGCGGTCTGTGATCGGGTAAAAGGGATAACCGGCGAGTGTATTACCAGATGGGCAGGGCATCATGTGCCAAACCCGCTGCCAGCAAATCCAGACTACAGGGCCACTTGAAAACGATAATTGAAATTAACTTGGGGCGACATGACCTAAATCAACGACGGTTTGCTGAAATCTTGTTTTGCACACCGGCTCTGGACGTCGTTGCGATCCGCGAATCACCAGAGCGTTCATCACCGGATCGCTGGACAGAACCGCCCATTTCCGCCGATAAGCAGTTCGAAATATGTGCCCAGTCTGAGGTGGAATTGGTCGGGGGGTGTCCGTACTACGTGCCCACTTGGGATCCAAAATACTGTCCTGCACACAATGGTCCGGTTCAAGGAAGCTGCACTGCAGCGAGGCGACGACTTGCCTAAGGGGCGCGTTGAGCGGTTCATGATATTCTTGGCCCGATGACTGGCCGAAATGCTCGGCCTGATTCCTCCAACCTACCGAAAACGGCTCCATTAACCCGGTCAACGAGATCTCCAGCCCCTGCTGGCCACCTATGATCGCCTCAATGATATCGGGTGCAAGCAGCGTGAGCCGCAGAACGCGCGTCATGTAGGAAGGTGCGATCCCTCGCGCTCGGCCAGCTCGGCGATGGTCGATAAGTTGCCAGATTCCAGCATCCGCTTCCAGCGAAAGGCTCGGGCCAGCGCCTTGACCAACGTGTTGCCCATCTTGCTGTGCCCAGATGCCCCGTCCAGCGTCTGCATCTCCTTGTGGCCGCCACGCTTCACGAGGCGGAATGGGATATGCACTGTCACGGTTTCAGGCATCGGCTTCGCGCGGGTCATGCGGCTGCCCCGGGATCGGCCATCATTTCTCGCGCCAGTCCGGTCAGCCAGTCCATGCGGAGGTGAACATTCAGGCCATCGGTGCCGATGTCGATCCGCTCGACCAGCAGTGTCGCGATACGCGCCTGCTCGGCGGGGAAGAGTTCATCCCACAGCGGATCAAGACGGGTCAGTGCATCACGGGCGCCGGCCTCGGTGATCCCGCCATCCTTGGCGCGCGCCGCTGTCCACGTGCCCGCGACGATCTCGGGTTGGTGGAACACGGCGCGGCGTTGGTCGATGACGGCGGATTCGATCTCACCTGCGGGGACGCGTCCGACAGGGCAAGACCCGGCACCATGCTTGAGCACCGTCTGGCTGACATAGTAGCGGTAGAGCTTGCCGCCCTTGCGGGCGCGGGTCGGTGAGAAGGCGGCGCCATCGGGGCCGCAGAGTAGACCCTTGGGCAGTGCGGACGTGTCGGGACGGGTGCGGGCCGCTCGTTTACGGGGGCTTTAGGTCAGAATGGCGTGGACCTTGTTCCAGACGTCGCGTTCGATGATGTCATCGTGTTCGCCGGGATAGCTGTTCCCCTCGTGAACCGCCTCACCGATGTAGGCGCGGTTGTTCAAAGGCCGATATAGGAATTTCTTTTAGATACTGTTGCCACGGCTTGTCCGTAATTCCCGCGCCAGTTCCGGAGCTGCAAATTGGAGATCCGGAGGCGTCGTCACCTTGCAGGCGCTGCGCTCCAAGTTTCGATACAGCGTCGCTACGCTGTCCTTCGAGCAAGAGGATATTAATGTGGATTGCTTCAACGCGGGCGATCCGGATTTGCGAGCAGGCGTCGCTCGAGCATTTTCGCTGCTTTTTTCGACGTCGCGTATTCAAAGCTTCCACCATCGGCGCGGTTGCACCCCCTGGTCGGCGCGCACACGCACACCGGTCGGCTGGAGGTCAATATCCTGATGGTGCGGGCCATCAGCCGGTTTGTGCAACAGAGTCGAATTCTGGTGCCACATCGTGCTTGCCCAATGGCAACGGATCCCAACCTTCTCTTGTTTTTTCGATACCGTTGTCGGTCGATCCGCCATATCCCACCGGCAACGCGATCTTGCCCCTGATCAGCTGTGGTCTTCTTCCAGCACTTTTCGCGCGGCGCGAAAACATTCCAGAGCCTGCGGCACGCCGCAATAGATGTCGATGACGTGGACGATCGCGCGGATCTCATCGAGGCTGACGCCGTTGTTGAGCGCACCGCGGCAGTGGATCTCCCATTCGTGCATCTCGCCCAATGCGCCGATTATGGTGAGGTTCAGCATCTAGCGGGTCTTGAGCGCGATCACGTCGTCGCCCCAGCCGAACCCCCAGCACCAGGCGGTCATCGCCTCCTGAAAGGGGCGGGTGAAATCATCGGCGGTGGCCAGGTTTTTCTCGACATATTCTGCGCACAGCGTCGCCTCGCGTTGCTCAAACCCCTTTAGGACAGGTTTTCGTCAAATGTATCTATCGTCACAGGTCCTTGTTGCCTGCGCCGCCAGCATCCACCGCCGCGCGCATCCATTGTTGCAATGTCTGCACCGAATGTTCGGAGTTCAGCCCGCAGGCCGGGTCCAGAACCAGCGGGCCGGGTTTGTAGCCGCGGCTTTGCAGGCCGCGATAAACGCTTTCGACAAGGTGGATATCCTCTTCCACGGTGGTCGCGCGGTCCTGAATCGCCAGGCGCCGGATCACCTCGCTGTCCTCGCCCCCGGGCGTGAACCAGCCGCGCCAGACCGTGCATTGATCGACGTCGTGGGCGCGCCAGTGATAGGTGTTCAGCACGTTGCCCGGATAGATCTGGAACGAGAACATCGGCCAGAGGTAAAAGCTGCGATACTCGCCCGCATGCGGTCTGGACAGGTCGATGTCATAGCTCATCGCGTCCAGCGACTGACATTCGGTGGTGTGGCGCAGCACATAGCCCTGCTCGGAGGGTTGGATGTCATAGGTGTCGGGCTTGATGACGCCGGTTGAAAAGGTCGGGTGGTTAAGTGAGCAGTGGTAGCATTCCGAGTAATTCTCAATCGAGACCTTCCAGTTGCACTGCTCGGGTATCTCGACCCATTCCAGCGGCTCTAGGATGTCGATATCGGGCACGTATTCGCCCAGTTCAGTACGTACATCGGGATACCAGTCGTCCATCGGCGCTGCATCTTCGTCAAGATTGACGAAGATGAAGCCATGAAAGCTTTCGGTGCGCACCGAAGTCAGGCAGATCTTGGAGCGGTCGAATCCCGGAACGGATTTGATATTGGGACCGGCGCGCAGTTCGCCCGTCATCTCGTAGGTCCAAGCATGGTAGGGGCAGACGACGACACGCGTGGTGCCTGAGCCGCTGACCAACTGATGTGCCCGGTGCTGGCAGACATTGTAGAACGTCCTCAGCACGTTATCGCGGCCTCGGATGCAGAACAGGCTTTCACCGGCCAGCTCGAAACTGAAATAATCGCCCGCGCCGCGCACCTGGCTTTCATGGCCGGCAAACTGCCATGTGCGGGCCAGCAGGCCCTTGCGTTCCTGCGCGAAAATCGCGGGGTCGGTGTAGTAACGCGCCTCCAGTGAGTGGACCGGGGCGGGGGTGTCATGAACGGTCATGTCTGCCAATCCTTGTCCTCGACATAGATACCCAGTGCCTGCCGCTGCGCGTGATAGGCGTCGATTGAGGTCACCACATCCTCGCCGGCCTCGGCAATGATGAACGCGATCAGCACCTCGAAGAACGCGGTCAGCGCGATCGTCGAGATGAAGAATTGCGGCGTGTCCGTCGGC includes:
- a CDS encoding cytochrome b N-terminal domain-containing protein, with the translated sequence MRAALKRGFDRVERPLDRLFGPDWNPLANLGPLGWFMFWIVTATGVYLFIFFDTGVVNAYQSVKWLSETHWLHAGLARSLHRYASDFLVLLMLIHLVREWAFDRYRGRRWFSWITGVPVIWFVYMSGITGYWLVWDELAQYVALTTTELLDALPFFAEPIARNFLTPASLSGRFFTLMVFLHIAIPLLLLLMMWIHIQRITAARTMPPRGLSLLTLASLVIVSFAMPAVLQGPADLATFPAKVGLDWFILGLYPVIDLMPPPVIWTGALLFTVLMFGLPWLPPRKEAEAAQVFLEFCNGCTRCEADCPYTAITMVPRSDGAPFPQEALVDPDRCVACGICMGSCPSSTPFRRSGPLITGIDLPGRPLRQLRDEVIAAAADLTGQGRVMTIACEHGAANMPEKGSVILPCVAMAPPSLFDFILSRDLADGVCIAGCAERECYNRVGAKWTEDRIARTRDPQLRERVPRERLLTLWAGPSERARLAGDIRAFAERVAALEPMQGKRRLEPNEPEAAPDAAVGEDAK
- the cyoE gene encoding heme o synthase; the encoded protein is MLAALNMTVSILKLRIGFFIALAALVGVMTGGGELGTLEALVFALAVLGASGAAGGFNQYYERDSDRMMARTRNRPFASGVLKAGPIWPVTLLALLIGALLMAWSVGGTLATVLVFLGALTYGVIYTVWLKTRTVWNVVIGGAAGSFAVLAGAAAAAPQFGPVIGPVPAILATVLLLWTPPHFWSLAVARSEDYRRANIPMLPVVSKPNVWAPVIFSHVAALFALSLVPLWFGMGWIYGLFAVAGGAPFLLAAWRLMYDPSRGPAMRTFRTSLAQFALLSIGVVLDEASRWAF
- a CDS encoding SCO family protein, with translation MGILSRSLPLLWILALVCPVQAQTQGQPPEVLDAKQVYEISQSVIGREVGAYVLHDKNGAPLAMADLRGRPLVISLVYTSCSSICPVITDHLHDAVSEARRVLGDGSFAVLTFGFDASGDKPAQLRAFAISHRLNRLDDWYLASADPDTTESLLRDLGFSWRDAAGGFDHPSQTTILDAGGRVYRQLYGEDFPLPVFMAPLKELVLGRATVSIAPTDLWSRLTFLCTVYNPLTRAYRFDYGILFGIFFGAVSLLLTGLIIVRLWLERRRGMRPHGVLHPSTPTADEVAR
- a CDS encoding cbb3-type cytochrome c oxidase subunit I encodes the protein MTTIDHGAIGYAGPDVRYRTCPFTGRRIERSAELLIRANAVAAVVFLAVGGFFGLMVALTRWPAVQLLPAEWFYLVLTGHGANVLLFWIIFFEIAVLYFAATVLLGSRLATPRWAWLGFGLMIIGAVMANYAVLNGDSTVMFTSYPPMMAEHWFYLSLIVFAVGALIGVFVFFGTLVVAKDEKTYEGSVPLVTFGAITAAIIAVFTLACGAIILVPTWLWSLGLISGIDTLMYKLVWWGMGHSSQQINVAAHIAIWYAIAAMVVGAKPLSEKVSRFAFLMYILFLQLASAHHLLAEPGMSSSWKIINTSYMMYLAVMASMIHGLTVPGAIEAAQRRNGYTRGMFEWLTKAPWGNPAFSGMFMSLVMFGFLGGITGVILGTEQLNVLMHNTIYVPGHFHATVVAGTTLAFMAMTYLVVPLIFQRDIIWPTLAKWQPYLFGIGAGGISLFMMGAGTLGVPRRHWDISLVDAAHPYEFAPAAYLMMGLNGMSAILAAAGGLLFIVLVVASILGGPRLDQPGAKLVFPLHDGGAQAVSEYGSEASLKIPGTVMLVTIFFFTFVLYYFVNWKYLSDLWLFN
- a CDS encoding hemerythrin family protein, whose translation is MAPIEWKTEYSVGNPSVDHEHQELIDLVNQTASAILDNEPEADIQDSFGDLLRAITAHFALEEQQMKAHGYDQRDQHKEHHERLLDELRDIMDSDETSPDKTAERLATTLEAWFGDHFKTHDARLHNRLGPHPHT
- a CDS encoding aromatic ring-hydroxylating dioxygenase subunit alpha — protein: MTVHDTPAPVHSLEARYYTDPAIFAQERKGLLARTWQFAGHESQVRGAGDYFSFELAGESLFCIRGRDNVLRTFYNVCQHRAHQLVSGSGTTRVVVCPYHAWTYEMTGELRAGPNIKSVPGFDRSKICLTSVRTESFHGFIFVNLDEDAAPMDDWYPDVRTELGEYVPDIDILEPLEWVEIPEQCNWKVSIENYSECYHCSLNHPTFSTGVIKPDTYDIQPSEQGYVLRHTTECQSLDAMSYDIDLSRPHAGEYRSFYLWPMFSFQIYPGNVLNTYHWRAHDVDQCTVWRGWFTPGGEDSEVIRRLAIQDRATTVEEDIHLVESVYRGLQSRGYKPGPLVLDPACGLNSEHSVQTLQQWMRAAVDAGGAGNKDL